The genomic stretch ccaTCTAGTGTTGATGCAATGTTTTATTATAGGGGTTGTGGATTTACCGGAGGAAAACAGAGAAGCCGCTTATAATGCTATAACACTGCCTGAAGAGTTCCATGATTTTGACCAACCCTTGCCAGATCTTGAGTAAGTAATCCGGAATATAGGGGCTTCAGACTTGGTGATTCTCAGGATACTGTAAATGGGAGGTCTACAACGTCAAGTACTAGTagatttattacaatacagtaattGAGGAACCTTTTAGTGGAGAGTGCTGTAAACTCCTATAATCAGAGTAGCCAGCTGTGATGGCAGCCTGATCTGAATGGCCTCACTTCAGTCCTTTGTCTTGGTTGGTAGCCTCACCGACACTTGTAAACATTGCCAACCCTTTTCTCTTTCCAAGTGACATTGACGTGGCCCAGCAGTTCAGCTTGAACCAAAGTCGAGTGGAGGAGATCACTATGAGGGAAGAGGTTGGAAACATCAACATCCTGCAAGATAATGACTTTGGTGGGTACCGTCTTTTACTATCGCAATGAGTTTGTCTTGTTCACTAATATACGTCTGTTTTTATTTTGTTGGCGGGAAAGGGGGGGTGGTATTTTTGGGTCCTAGTGTTACAGCTTTTATTTCAAGTGTACATGCAAGAATGCTAAGATTTTTAATTATAAGGTAGTGTGAACAACTCATTTGAAAGACCTGGTCTAGAGATGACTAGGGTCATGCAGTTTGTCCTTCTGCCTGTGACCAGCTATTTGTCCTTCCATGATACATGGGGTTGGCCATATCGGAGGTCTTCAGTCTTGCCTGTTATTGCGGAGTCTAGATGATGCCGCTTTGGTGGGTATATATTGATAGAAGCACTAAGCGCTTTCTCCATGTTACAGGTGACTTTGGTATGGATGACCGAGAGATGATGCGGGAAGGCAGCGCATTTGAAGACGACATGTTGGTCAGTGCCAGTGCCACCAATCTCCTTCTGGAGCCCGAGCAGAACGCCAGTCAGCTGACTGAGAAGAGCAACCACCTGGAGTACGACGAGCAGTACAAAGATGACAATTTTGGTGAAGGAAATGATGGTGGCATTTTAGGTATGAGCTAATATTCACAGTCGATGTAAATGTGGTGACAGGTGCTGATGCCGGATGATTATCCTCTGCAGAATACTCACTAGTAATGTATGGGGTAGCATTACATCCTGTCCTGGCTCTTCTGATGTTCCTCTATCATGTCTGTGGAACTATAAGCTGCTGTGTAGCTGTTCCCTTGTTTTGTGCTTAATGTTGTGTAACTTTTTGGAATCTAGTCTATGCAATCTAATTTACATTGTCTGTaactatcccacctgcttccacagactgaAAACCTCAACATGACCCGTTTGGTGCACATAGGGCTGGTTAACCTTTTTTAGTTTAAACGTTTGGTTCCTGGAGTCGCACATTATAAAGTGGGGTACAGTCACAGAAGTTTCTCAGGAAAGGTCTGACTTTAGGAAGTCATTATTGGACTACTCTGCATAACAAGCACCTGATTCCCGTCGTTTCTGCACACCGGTGTGTGCTACGTGTATTTTTAGTTGTCCCTAAATGCTAGCTACAGATGGATTACTGGCGTCACGTGCAACAGTAGCGAGTCTGTCTCGGGATGTCTTCATGTTCTGCGTGTAAAATGACAGTCTGTCTCTGTCTTGTAGATGACAAACTGTTAAGCAATGATGGAGGAGGCATATTCGATGACCCACCTGCCATTCCGGTCGAAGGTGTGGCAATGCCAGAGCAGCCTGCCCACGACGACGACCTGGATGATGATAATGTATCTAGTGGCTACTGTCCCTGTAAGCAAGTATATCATTACATAATGAGTCTGTCACTCCGGTATTTTCTGTCTGGCTCCTTGTTGCGTAGTGTTGACTCGTCCACTGCTCGTCTTCTCTATATGTATCCTCTCTTGTTGTATGTGTCTAATCTTTCCTGATCACTTGTTTCAGTGGGTGGAGCCGATAGCCCAGATTCAGTAGATCCAGTGGAACCCCTTCCCACCATGACTGATCAGACCACATTGGTTCCCAATGAAGAGGAAGCTTTTGCTCTTGAGCCTATTGACATTACAGGTGAGTATCTTAAATGCCACAAAGTCTGTTTTTTGAGTTCTTATGGTTTGTGAAGCGAATGTATTGCTGCGTCTGCTACAATAATCATGTACTGCTGCCTGAGTGTAGAACACACATGCGTCTTGCCTCGTTAATGTAAAATGTGGGATATGTGTTCATAAAAAAGACTTAATACATACTTGGAATGGGTTGCAGATTGCTGATTCTCTTCTATCCTATAATCTTCTAGTCAAGGAAACGAAAGCCAAGAGGAAGAGGAAGCTGATCGTGGACAGTGTGAAGGAGTTGGACAGCAAAACTATTCGCGCCCAGCTGAGTGACTACTCCGACATCGTCACCACTCTGGACCTGGCACCTCCCACAAAGAAACTGATGATGTGGAAGGAGACTGGTGGGGTGGAGAAGCTCTTCTCTCTGCCCGCTCAACCTCTGTGGAACATCAGGCTCCTGAAGGTAATGGGGCTGTTTCTGTACCAAACGTCAGCTGGTGACTAGGTGCCGGCGTCTTCTCTTGGTCCTGTTTAATCGCACAATCTGAAAAGTGGCTAGATGTAAGGGATTATCTGGTTAGGTGAATGCTTTTCAGTGCTTATGTTCAACCAGTCTGTTTTTTCTGTTGTAGCTGTTCACACGATGCCTCACGCCCGTAGTTCCTGATGAGCTCAGAAAGAGGAGGAAAGGTGGCGAGGCAGACAACTTGGACGAGTTCCTTAAGGAGTTTGAGAATCCTGAAGTTCCAAGAGAGGAAGTGAGGCAGCAAGATGTAATTGGTACGCCCACAGtctggttttaagtatatccaaatAGAAACGTGGATCTATGACTTTCTTTAAATTGGCTATGGAAACACTTCAGTTTCACTTCTGCATTGTTACGTCCCTTGGTGACCATTCCTAGAGTTTACTTGTTGGTGAACAGGGAATCTGCAATAATTCTCATGCATGTACTAGGATGGTTTTAGGgaagtgtgtggtttttttttgttttttttttttattattattttctctgacgtcctagtggatgctgggaactccgtaaggaccatggggaatagcggctccgcaggagactgggcacaaaagtaaaagctttaggactacctggtgtgcactggctcctccccctatgaccctcctccaagcctcagttagatttttgtgcccggccgagaagggtgcacactaggggctctcctgagcttcttagtgaaagtttagttttaggttttttattttcagtgagccctgctggcaacaggctcactgcatcgagggactaaggggagaagaagcgaactcacctgcgtgcagagtggattgggcttcttaggctactggacaccattagctccagagggaccgaacacaggcccagcctcggagctcggtcccggagccgcgccgccggcccccttacagagccagaagcaagaaaaggtccggaaaaatcggcggcagaagacatcagtcttcaacaaggtagcgcacagcactgcagctgtgcgccattgttactcaggcacacttcacactccggtcactgagggtgcagggcgctaggggggggctccctgagcagcaatgtaaaacaccttggctggcataaatacaccacatataaaccccagggctatatgggtgtattttaacccctgccagaactcacctaaaaagcgggagaaaaggccgccgagaagggggcggagcctatctcctcagcacacgggcgccattttccatcacagctccgctggaaggacgtctccctgactctcccctgcagtcctgcactacagaaaagggtaaaaaagagaggggggcactaatttggcgcagttttatactaacagcagctataaagggaaaagcacattttatagtggtattcctgtgtgtgtgtgtgtatgtatgtatgtatatgtatgtgtatgtatgtatgtatgtgtgtatatatatatatatatatatatatatatatatatatatatatatatatatatatttctctaacgtcctagtggatgctgggaactccgtaaggaccatggggaatagcgggctccgaaggaggctgggcactctagaaagatcttagactacctggtgtgcactggctcctcccactatgaccctcctccaagcctcagttagatttcgtgcccggccgaggttggatgcacactaggggctctcctgagctcttagaaagttatagtcttagaatttttttttttcagtgagacctgctggcaacaggctcactgcagcgagggactaaggggagaagaagcgaactcgcctgcttgcagccggattgggcttcttaggctactggacaccattagctccagagggatcgaccgcaggcccagccttgatgttcggtcccggagccgcgccgccgtcccccttacagagccagaagcaggaagatggtccggaaaatcggcggcatgaagacatcctgtcttcaccaaggtagcgcacagcactgcagctgtgcgccattgctcctcatacacacttcacactccggtcactgagggtgcagagcgctgggggggggcgctctgaggcagcaataaaaacaccttggctggctaaaatacctcaatatatagcccctggggctatatatgaggtaaatacccctgccagaatcccaaaataagcgggagaataggccgcgaaaaaggggcggagcctatctcctcagcacactggcgccatttttccctcacagctcggctggaaggaagctccctggctcttccctgcatttctacaatacagtaagagggaaaaagagggggggcactaaattggcactgtatacagtataagcagctattagggacataactcagttagtccctgtatatatatagcgctctggtgtgtgctggcatactcttactctgtccccccaaagggcttttgtgggtcctgtcctctatttgagcattccctgtgtgtgtggagtgtgtcggtacggctgtgtcgacatgtttgaggaggataatgatgtggaggggtagcagatgcctttagcagagatgtcaccccctgcggggcagacaccggagtggatggtattatggcaagaaatgagtgcacgtatagactccttacataaaaaatttgacgacatgccgactgtgggacagccgagtcttcagctcgtgccggtccaagggtctcaaaagtcatcaggggctctaaaacgcccgttatctcaggtggcacaagtagatgtcgacacggatactgacgccagtgtcgacgacgatgagtcaaatttaatgcccgttaaggccattcgctgcatgattgaggcaatgaaagaggtgttaaatatttctgatttacatccaggtaccacaaaaaagggtattatgtttggggagaaaaaactacctgtagtttttcccccgtcagatgaattaaatgaagtgtgtgaagaagcgtgggcttcccctgataagaaattggtgattcctaagaaattactaatggcgttccctttcccgccagaggataggttacgttgggaaacacccccgagggtggataaagcgctcacacgtttgtcaaaaaaggtggcactaccgtcccaggatacggccgcccttaaggaacctgctgatagaaggcaggaggcgatcctgaagtctgtatatacacactcaggcattatactcagaccagcaattgcgtcagcttggatgtgcagtgctgccgctgcatggtcagataacctgtcagaaaatattgacacactagacagagacacgatcctgttaacaattgaccatatcaaagactcagtcttatacatgagagatgcacagagggaaatctgccggctggcatctaaagtaagtgcactatctatctctgctaggagatgcttatggactcgccagtggactggagatgcagattccaaaaggcacatggaagttttgccttataaaggggaggaattatttggggatggtctctccgacctagtttccacagcaacgtctgggaagtcagcatttttaccccatgtcccctcacagcctaagaaggcgccattttatcaggttcagtcctttcgatcccagaaaaataagcggggaaaaggagggtcttttctgtctagaggcagaggcaggggaaaaaggctgcagcaaacagcaggttcccaggaacaaaagtcctcccccgcttcctcttccaagtccgccgcatgacggtggggcttcacaagcggagccaggtacggtgggggcccgcctcaggaatttcagcgatcagtgggttcgctcacaggtagatccctggatccttcaaatagtatctcagggatacaggctggaattcgaggcgattccaccccgccgtttcctaaaatccgccttgccgattgctccctcagacagggaggcagtgctagcggcaattcacaagctgtattcccagcaggtgataatcaaggtacccctacttcaacaaggccggggttactattccacactatttgtggtaccgaaaccggacggttcggtgagacccattctaaatttgaagtccttgaacacatacataaaaaaattcaagttcaagatggaatcgctcagggcggttattgcaagcctggacgagggggattacatggtatccctggacatcaaggatgcttacctgcatgtccccatttacaattctcaccaagagtacctcagatttgtggtacaggattgccattaccaattccagacgctgccgtttggactctccacggcaccgagggtatttaccaaggttatggcggaaatgatgatactccttcgaaaaaagggagttttaattatcccatacttggacgatctcctaataaaggcacgatccaaggaacagttgttagtgggagtagcactatctcaggaagtgctgagccagcacggttggattctgaatatcccaaagtcacagctggtccccacgacacgtctaatgttcctgggaatgattctggacacggcccagaaaaaagtgtttctcccggaggagaaagccagggagttgtcttctctagtcagagacctcctaaaaccaaaacaggtatcggtgcatcactgcacgcgggtcctgggaaagatggtagcttcttacgaagcaattccattcggcaggttccatgccagaatctttcagtggaacctgttggacaagtggtccggat from Pseudophryne corroboree isolate aPseCor3 chromosome 5, aPseCor3.hap2, whole genome shotgun sequence encodes the following:
- the RAD21 gene encoding double-strand-break repair protein rad21 homolog, which codes for MFYAHFVLSKRGPLAKIWLAAHWDKKLTKAHVFECNLESSVESIISPKVKMALRTSGHLLLGVVRIYHRKAKYLLADCNEAFIKIKMAFRPGVVDLPEENREAAYNAITLPEEFHDFDQPLPDLDDIDVAQQFSLNQSRVEEITMREEVGNINILQDNDFGDFGMDDREMMREGSAFEDDMLVSASATNLLLEPEQNASQLTEKSNHLEYDEQYKDDNFGEGNDGGILDDKLLSNDGGGIFDDPPAIPVEGVAMPEQPAHDDDLDDDNVSSGYCPLGGADSPDSVDPVEPLPTMTDQTTLVPNEEEAFALEPIDITVKETKAKRKRKLIVDSVKELDSKTIRAQLSDYSDIVTTLDLAPPTKKLMMWKETGGVEKLFSLPAQPLWNIRLLKLFTRCLTPVVPDELRKRRKGGEADNLDEFLKEFENPEVPREEVRQQDVIDQPILEEASRLQESLMEGSRTQLDETVMPPPQQQGVKRDSQQMEPEPLIPQEPEPQIEMPPVELPPEEPPNLNDLIPELNLIPEKEKEKDEEEEEEEEDTTGTEQDQEERRWNKRTQQMLHGLQRVLARTGAESISLLELCRNTNRKQAAAKFYSFLVLKKQQAIELTQEEPYSDIIATPGPRFHVV